The Thunnus thynnus chromosome 22, fThuThy2.1, whole genome shotgun sequence genome includes a window with the following:
- the LOC137175067 gene encoding potential E3 ubiquitin-protein ligase ariadne-2-like: MASKQTKNKPDATNLKSDLTSEEKKTKKETEKECYDPEDSTLRFVDREDEMDFLYIGYTSRRALMSCGHAVTPMSLTDYCRRLLDQGESRFKCGQTRCNVEWSFEEVCKMALLTPEEVKEFEKKMFNNSKDAKSCPGCKSRVMRTDLNDLSVLCSVCTADKKKDYRFCCQCLRDWKGPFPRSDRCGNDGCINQLLETLRKCPEIIFKEVVGVTGCPSIRACPTCGQLVEHNTKLCKSIICGRCKVKFCFVCLNLFKECEKTPYKPCSSGVAPRQTSIPVWK; encoded by the exons ATGGcctcaaaacagacaaaaaacaaacctgatgCTACCAATCTAAAGAGTGATTTAACATCCGAggagaagaagacgaagaaggaGACGGAGAAGGAGTGTTATGATCCTGAAGACTCAACACTTAGATTTGTTGATCGGGAGGATGAAATGGATT TTTTGTACATTGGTTACACGTCTCGCAGAGCGCTGATGTCATGTGGTCATGCTGTCACTCCGATGTCTCTCACCGACTATTGTCGCAGGTTGTTGGATCAG GGTGAGAGCAGATTTAAATGTGGTCAAACTCGCTGCAATGTTGAATGGTCCTTCGAGGAGGTTTGTAAAATGGCTCTTCTGACCCCTGAAGAAGTGAAGgagtttgaaaagaaaatgtttaacaATTCTAAGGATGCCAAATCA TGTCCTGGCTGCAAGTCTCGTGTGATGAGAACTGACCTGAATGATCTGAGTGTCCTCTGCTCAGTTTGCACAGCTGACAAAAAGAAGGACTACAGATTCTGCTGTCAGTGCTTGAGGGACTGGAAAGGTCCATTTCCACGTTCAGACCGCTGTGGAAATGATGGCTGCATCAATCAACTACTTGAAACACTGAGAAAGTGTCCAGAGATCATCTTTAAGGAAGTGGTGGGGGTCACTGGCTGTCCCTCCATCCGTGCCTGTCCCACCTGTGGCCAACTGGTGGAGCACAACACAAAACTGTGTAAAAGCATCATCTGTGGCCGATGTAAAGTGAAgttctgttttgtgtgtctgaaccTCTTTAAAGAGTGTGAGAAGACACCTTACAAGCCTTGCTCTAGTGGTGTCGCCCCCAGACAAACTTCTATACCTGTGTGGAAGTGA
- the LOC137175063 gene encoding uncharacterized protein, with translation MGSEQTKNKPDATDLKSDLTSEEKKTKKETETEKETKKETEKETKKETEKETEKETEKCYDPENSTLRFVDREDELDFLYIGYKSLRALMSCGHAVTPMSLTDWCRRLLDQGESRFVCGQTDCNVEWSFKEVRKMALLTPEEVKEFKRKMFNNSKDAKSCPGCKSRVMRADLNDLSVLCSVCTADKKKVYRFCCQCLREWKGPFPRSDRCGNDGCINQLLETLRKCPEIIFKSVVGVTGCPSIRACPTCGQLVEHNTKLCKSIICRRCKVKFCFVCLNLFKECEKTPYKPCSSGVAPRQTSIPVWKRK, from the exons ATGGGCTcagaacagacaaaaaacaaacctgatgCTACCGATCTAAAGAGTGATTTAACATCCGAggagaagaagacgaagaaggaGACGGAGACGGAGAAGGAGACGAAGAAGGAGACGGAGAAGGAGACGAAGAAGGAGACGGAGAAGGAGACGGAGAAGGAGACGGAGAAGTGTTATGATCCTGAAAACTCAACACTTAGATTTGTTGATCGGGAGGATGAATTGGATT TTTTGTACATTGGTTACAAGTCTCTCAGAGCGCTGATGTCATGTGGTCATGCTGTCACTCCGATGTCTCTCACCGACTGGTGTCGCAGATTGTTGGATCAG GGTGAGAGCAGATTTGTCTGTGGTCAAACTGACTGCAATGTTGAATGGTCCTTCAAGGAGGTTCGTAAAATGGCTCTTCTGACCCCTGAGGAAGTGAAGGagtttaaaaggaaaatgtttaaCAATTCTAAGGATGCCAAATCA TGTCCTGGCTGCAAGTCTCGTGTGATGAGAGCTGACCTGAATGATCTGAGTGTCCTCTGCTCAGTTTGCACAGCTGACAAAAAGAAGGTCTACAGATTCTGCTGTCAGTGTCTGAGGGAATGGAAAGGTCCATTTCCACGTTCAGATCGTTGTGGAAATGATGGCTGCATCAATCAACTACTTGAAACACTGAGAAAGTGTCCAGAGATCATCTTTAAGAGTGTGGTGGGGGTCACTGGCTGTCCCTCCATCCGTGCCTGTCCCACCTGTGGCCAACTGGTGGAGCACAACACAAAACTGTGTAAAAGCATCATCTGTCGCCGATGTAAAGTGAAgttctgttttgtgtgtctgaatcTCTTTAAAGAGTGTGAGAAGACACCTTACAAGCCTTGTTCTAGTGGTGTCGCTCCCAGACAAACCTCTATACCTGTGTGGAAGAGGAAATAA
- the LOC137175064 gene encoding uncharacterized protein isoform X2: MGSGQTKNKPDATNLKSDLTSEEKKTKKETEKETEKCYDPEDSTLRFVDREDEMDFLYIGFKSRRALMSCGHAVTPMSLTDWCCRLLDQGESRFVCGQTDCDAEWSFEEVRKMALLTPEEMREFEKKMFNNSKDVKSCPGCKSRVMRADLNDLSVLCSVCTADKKKDYRFCCQCLREWKGPFPRSDCCENDGCTNQILETLRKCPEIIFEEVVGVTGCPSIRACPTCGQLLEHDKTQCKNIVCPRCKVEFCFVCLKVTAECLESSEHYEPCSSGVASRQTSIPVWKRK, encoded by the exons ATGGGCTCAggacagacaaaaaacaaacctgatgCTACCAATCTAAAGAGTGATTTAACATCCGAggagaagaagacgaagaaggaGACGGAGAAGGAGACGGAGAAGTGTTATGATCCTGAAGACTCAACACTTAGATTTGTTGATCGGGAGGATGAAATGGATT TTTTGTACATTGGCTTCAAGTCTCGCAGAGCGCTGATGTCCTGTGGTCATGCTGTCACTCCGATGTCTCTCACCGACTGGTGTTGCAGATTGTTGGATCAG GGTGAGAGCAGATTTGTCTGTGGTCAAACTGACTGTGATGCTGAATGGTCCTTCGAGGAGGTTCGTAAAATGGCTCTTCTGACCCCTGAAGAAATGAGGgagtttgaaaagaaaatgtttaacaACTCTAAGGATGTCAAATCA TGTCCTGGCTGCAAGTCTCGTGTGATGAGAGCTGACCTGAATGATCTGAGTGTCCTCTGCTCAGTTTGCACAGCTGACAAAAAGAAGGACTACAGATTCTGCTGTCAGTGCTTGAGGGAATGGAAAGGTCCATTTCCACGTTCAGACTGCTGTGAAAATGATGGCTGCACCAATCAGATACTTGAAACACTGAGAAAGTGTCCAGAGATCATCTTTGAGGAAGTGGTGGGGGTCACTGGTTGTCCCTCCATCCGTGCCTGTCCCACCTGTGGCCAACTGCTGGAGCATGACAAAACTCAGTGTAAAAACATCGTCTGTCCCCGATGTAAGGTGGAgttctgttttgtgtgtctgaaggTCACCGCTGAATGTTTGGAGTCTAGTGAACATTACGAGCCTTGCTCCAGTGGTGTCGCCTCCAGACAAACCTCTATACCTGTGTGGAAGAGGAAATAA
- the LOC137175064 gene encoding probable E3 ubiquitin-protein ligase RNF144A-A isoform X3, which translates to MDSKQTKRKREATDLNSDLTSEEKKKKEKCYDPEDLTLEFVDQEDEMDFLYIGYESLRALMSCGHAVTPMSLTDWCRHLLDQGESRFVCGQTRCNVEWSFEEVCEMALLTPEEMDDFEKKMISNSKEYFYVKSCPGCKSRVMRADLNDLSVLCSVCTADKKKVYRFCCQCSREWKGPFPRSDRCENDGCINLQVETLRKCPEIIFEDVKDVTGCPSIRACPTCGQLLEHDKTQCKNIVCPRCKVEFCFVCLKVTDECLESSEHYEPCSSGVAPRQTSIPVWKRII; encoded by the exons ATGGactcaaaacagacaaaaagaaaacgtGAGGCTACAGATCTAAACAGCGATTTAACAtctgaggagaagaagaagaaggagaagtgTTATGACCCTGAAGACTTAACACTTGAATTTGTCGATCAGGAGGATGAAATGGATT TTTTGTACATTGGTTACGAGTCTCTCAGAGCGCTGATGTCCTGTGGTCATGCTGTCACTCCGATGTCTCTCACCGACTGGTGTCGCCACTTGTTGGATCAG GGTGAGAGCAGATTTGTCTGTGGTCAAACTCGCTGCAATGTTGAATGGTCTTTCGAGGAGGTTTGTGAAATGGCTCTTCTGACCCCTGAAGAAATGGACgactttgaaaagaaaatgatcaGCAATTCTAAGGAATACTTTTATGTCAAATCA TGTCCTGGCTGCAAGTCTCGTGTGATGAGAGCTGACCTGAATGATCTGAGTGTCCTCTGCTCAGTTTGCACAGCTGACAAAAAGAAGGTCTACAGATTCTGCTGTCAGTGCTCGAGAGAATGGAAAGGTCCATTTCCACGTTCAGACCGCTGTGAAAATGACGGCTGCATCAATCTGCAAGTTGAAACACTGAGAAAGTGTCCAGAGATCATCTTTGAGGATGTGAAGGATGTCACTGGTTGTCCCTCCATCCGTGCCTGTCCCACCTGTGGCCAACTGCTGGAGCATGACAAAACTCAGTGTAAAAACATCGTCTGTCCCCGATGTAAGGTGGAGTtctgctttgtgtgtctgaagGTCACCGATGAATGTTTGGAGTCCAGTGAACATTACGAGCCATGCTCCAGTGGTGTCGCCCCCAGACAAACCTCTATACCTGTGTGGAAGAGGATAATCTAA
- the LOC137175064 gene encoding probable E3 ubiquitin-protein ligase RNF144A-A isoform X1 — MGSGQTKNKPDATNLKSDLTSEEKKTKKETEKETEKCYDPEDSTLRFVDREDEMDFLYIGYESLRALMSCGHAVTPMSLTDWCRHLLDQGESRFVCGQTRCNVEWSFEEVCEMALLTPEEMDDFEKKMISNSKEYFYVKSCPGCKSRVMRADLNDLSVLCSVCTADKKKVYRFCCQCSREWKGPFPRSDRCENDGCINLQVETLRKCPEIIFEDVKDVTGCPSIRACPTCGQLLEHDKTQCKNIVCPRCKVEFCFVCLKVTDECLESSEHYEPCSSGVAPRQTSIPVWKRII, encoded by the exons ATGGGCTCAggacagacaaaaaacaaacctgatgCTACCAATCTAAAGAGTGATTTAACATCCGAggagaagaagacgaagaaggaGACGGAGAAGGAGACGGAGAAGTGTTATGATCCTGAAGACTCAACACTTAGATTTGTTGATCGGGAGGATGAAATGGATT TTTTGTACATTGGTTACGAGTCTCTCAGAGCGCTGATGTCCTGTGGTCATGCTGTCACTCCGATGTCTCTCACCGACTGGTGTCGCCACTTGTTGGATCAG GGTGAGAGCAGATTTGTCTGTGGTCAAACTCGCTGCAATGTTGAATGGTCTTTCGAGGAGGTTTGTGAAATGGCTCTTCTGACCCCTGAAGAAATGGACgactttgaaaagaaaatgatcaGCAATTCTAAGGAATACTTTTATGTCAAATCA TGTCCTGGCTGCAAGTCTCGTGTGATGAGAGCTGACCTGAATGATCTGAGTGTCCTCTGCTCAGTTTGCACAGCTGACAAAAAGAAGGTCTACAGATTCTGCTGTCAGTGCTCGAGAGAATGGAAAGGTCCATTTCCACGTTCAGACCGCTGTGAAAATGACGGCTGCATCAATCTGCAAGTTGAAACACTGAGAAAGTGTCCAGAGATCATCTTTGAGGATGTGAAGGATGTCACTGGTTGTCCCTCCATCCGTGCCTGTCCCACCTGTGGCCAACTGCTGGAGCATGACAAAACTCAGTGTAAAAACATCGTCTGTCCCCGATGTAAGGTGGAGTtctgctttgtgtgtctgaagGTCACCGATGAATGTTTGGAGTCCAGTGAACATTACGAGCCATGCTCCAGTGGTGTCGCCCCCAGACAAACCTCTATACCTGTGTGGAAGAGGATAATCTAA